One segment of Actinomyces sp. 432 DNA contains the following:
- a CDS encoding Sir2 family NAD-dependent protein deacetylase: MADRRTLAVTGAGISTDSGIPDYRGMGTTPVEPVDFQQFVTDPVWYRWVWARNHSTWRLLEPLVPTPGHVALARLEEAGLLTGTATQNVDRLHSRAGQRAVWELHGAYDRVVCLDCGRITPRAELDTRLTALNPDYPRETDPARVAITPEADRAAAEACDFKAARCEQCGGLLKPDIVFFGESLPAVMDEAMQAARHCDVVLVAGSSLAVLTGLWIVRQALAGGAELVVINRGPTAVDELAAIRVEGGTSEFLAPLAERLIA; the protein is encoded by the coding sequence ATGGCCGACCGCCGCACCCTCGCCGTCACCGGCGCGGGTATCTCCACTGACTCCGGCATCCCCGACTACCGGGGCATGGGCACCACCCCCGTGGAGCCGGTGGACTTCCAGCAATTCGTCACCGACCCGGTGTGGTACCGGTGGGTATGGGCCCGCAATCACTCCACCTGGCGGCTACTGGAGCCGCTGGTCCCGACGCCGGGGCATGTGGCACTGGCCCGGCTGGAGGAGGCCGGACTGCTGACGGGAACGGCCACGCAGAACGTCGACCGGCTCCACTCCCGCGCCGGGCAGCGCGCCGTGTGGGAGCTGCACGGCGCCTACGACCGGGTCGTATGCCTGGACTGCGGGCGCATAACCCCACGCGCGGAGCTGGACACGCGCCTGACCGCATTGAACCCCGACTACCCGCGTGAAACCGACCCGGCCCGCGTGGCCATCACCCCGGAGGCCGACCGGGCCGCCGCCGAGGCCTGCGACTTCAAGGCGGCCCGCTGCGAGCAGTGCGGCGGCCTGCTCAAGCCGGACATCGTCTTCTTCGGTGAGAGCCTGCCGGCCGTCATGGATGAGGCTATGCAGGCGGCCCGGCACTGCGACGTCGTGCTGGTGGCGGGCTCGAGCCTGGCGGTGCTCACGGGCCTGTGGATCGTGCGGCAGGCACTGGCCGGCGGCGCCGAACTAGTAGTAATCAACCGCGGCCCGACGGCCGTGGACGAGTTGGCCGCGATTCGCGTGGAGGGCGGCACCAGCGAGTTCCTCGCCCCACTGGCCGAACGGCTCATAGCCTGA
- a CDS encoding glutamine amidotransferase produces MKPFIMVSTRPELEAAQSEYDSFLAQGGLQPEYLQHILLEEVDYSGSFSAEDVSGVFIGGSPYDISTPEAAKTRTQLRVEEQVRELLAVSLREGVPVLATGFGLEVLAGYLGTATSREFGEQLGTTDVYLTAAGRQDPLLAGMPQTFSAFVGHHEGAVEVPEHATLLASSADCPVQMIRVGKAVYGTQFNPELDAERFAQRVSVYSDAGYGDPGLVDNILAEARSSQEHVAGQVIRNFVSHFGREE; encoded by the coding sequence GTGAAGCCCTTCATCATGGTCTCGACGCGTCCCGAGCTTGAAGCCGCGCAGAGCGAATACGACTCCTTCCTCGCCCAGGGCGGCCTCCAGCCGGAATACCTCCAGCACATCCTCCTGGAGGAGGTCGACTACTCCGGCTCTTTCTCAGCCGAGGACGTTTCCGGCGTCTTCATCGGCGGCAGCCCCTACGACATCTCCACCCCCGAGGCCGCCAAGACGCGCACCCAGCTGCGCGTGGAGGAGCAGGTGCGGGAGCTGCTGGCCGTGTCCCTGAGGGAGGGGGTGCCCGTGCTCGCCACCGGCTTCGGCCTGGAGGTGCTCGCCGGCTACCTGGGCACCGCCACTTCCCGCGAGTTCGGCGAGCAGCTCGGCACTACTGACGTCTACCTGACCGCCGCGGGCCGCCAGGACCCGCTGCTGGCGGGGATGCCGCAGACCTTCAGCGCCTTCGTCGGCCACCACGAGGGCGCAGTGGAGGTGCCCGAGCACGCCACCCTGCTGGCCAGCTCTGCGGACTGCCCGGTGCAGATGATCCGGGTCGGTAAGGCCGTCTACGGCACCCAGTTCAATCCGGAGCTCGACGCCGAGCGCTTCGCCCAGCGCGTCTCGGTCTACTCCGACGCCGGCTACGGGGACCCAGGACTGGTGGACAACATCCTGGCGGAGGCCCGCAGCTCGCAGGAGCACGTGGCCGGCCAGGTCATCCGCAACTTCGTGAGCCACTTCGGCCGCGAGGAGTAG